The segment AGGGGAACAAAtaaaagcagctgcttttgttCAATGCAGTTTTCTATCATTCTTTCCCACCAGCAAGAGCACAGGCCTTATGTTTTTCTTCCCATCTTTGTATGTCCATTTCATTGTTGAcattctggggaaaaaacagcaCACTCAGCAATAAAAGCTAAAGAGCTAAAGAGCCTGAAATACCCACATGCAAAGCAGACACATAGTCAAGGCCCCTGATCCAAAGCCCACTGAAAATACTGTGAAGAATCTCATCAACATCAGtgagcactggagcaggctcaATGCACCAGCTCAGTATCTGTGGAAACTAAGGACACTGCTTATATATAACCATAATCACCCTATGGTGGATTTAAAATTGAAGAACAGTTCATTTTGTGAGTAACACTAGATAAAGACTATGCTTGCTTGCTTTGCCCAATTCAATATCTGTTCACACACAGATAGGTAGAAATATAGGAAAATCATATCTACTACACAACCTGATTCTCAAAAcaaattcttatttttactttcaaATGCCACAGTGAAAAGAAACTTATTTGTGTTCTTGTCTCATATAAAATTCAAGCCCCAGCTTTTCTAGTAAGCAATTAACCATAAGTTTAATTGTTCTGCATATTTAAACTATAATGTACAGTTTAGCAATAATTATGCACATTTAGTAACATTGAAAAAACATACTAAACACATAAAAAAATCcctaggaataaaaaaaattctctattTCTTTGACAGTTGCAGTTTAAGGTCAGATAAAACGAATAAAATCTCAAATGCTATGTTCTTTTATTGACATTGATGCTACCTCATAAAAATTTACTCACAATGTGATTCAAACTCAACCATTTACTACAAATTCATTTGTTGAATACTAACAGGGTACTTGGGTCTGCATGTAGCAAAATGGCCATAGTCTTCATGTATTCAGAACTTGTCATGTATAATGTGAATAAAATACTACAGCCTgcaactaagaaaaaaaaaaagtctgaacaTATACTGAAATTTATATCCATAAGCACAAAAAGGTCAGCTTTTAGAACAACACTAATGCATTGCTTTAATAGACATACAGAATCCCATCCATGCAGTCACTGGCAGTCTTGAAGTACTGCCTACACAAACCGTGTTCATGTTACCCACACAAAAACTGATCACCTTGAGGAAGTTAACTCATTCTCTAGCATATTTTACATTCACTCTTTGAACACAGATTTTGACAAATTCTCTTGAAACAAGAAAGAGAGAGATGAAAATACTAGCATATCTTTACCTGGTATCCTATGGTTTTTGAGCGACACCAGTCTAACAGAATTTGTTTAATGCTGCTAGCGCTGGCAACCCCAAAACTCAGCGACCTCTTCAGCTTAGCTCTGgattctccttttcctctggaaaattaACAGAGACCAGATTAAATTACATTCTAGAAAAACTTAAACCTACTTGTCAGGAACATTTATAGAACTTTGCCCAGGtcagcccctgcccaggtgaTATTTGAGAAACATGTTGCTGAAACCTCGACTTGTTGGTCCTGCAAGAAAAACGtaatttttattaaacaaaagCCATAATTCCAATTCTAAGCCCTCTTTTATTTAAATCATACTCCCATCAAGAAGTGTCCGTATTTTGGTCCTCAATGAATGGCAACAGAAAGTCACTATATTTGCCGTCTCCTATAACGATGGAGAAGGCAGCTCTCACAGAACTCTTCCCTGATAAAAGGCACCTGCTGCTTCAGCTGAACAACTCCAAAGTCAGAGGAGTCTGTAGCTGTGAATTTCCAAGGCTTGGTCTGTAAAGTCAGTGAAACTTTAGAGGCCTCATATTGTCCCTTAGCTCCAAACCCTACATGGAGAGAGTTCTCCCACCCAGCTTTACTCTGCTGGGAATAACTGACAAATTAGTTTCCCATTAACAAACTGTTCTGGAGACAAGGACTGAGACTTACTTTCCATCATCACGTTCGAGTTTCTCAAAAAGCGCTTTCCTGGCCTGTGTTCCTGCAGTCCGCGGGAGAGTCTGAGACCGCACCAATTCTCGCCTCCTTTCAACTTGGCGATGCACAGTAGGAGGAGGTGAGTAAGAGCTGGGGGTCACCTCACAGTAACTGTCAATGGCACTGGAGGAAGATAAGTGAAAAGTATGTGGTAAACAAAAGAGTAACACTCTGCAGTGACAAGAGCCAGCATAAAGGTTCAACTGTTGTCTCTAAACCTTCCAGAAGATCAATTTCAAGAGGACTTGCAAAAAGCTATGTTAATAAAAGTTTAATTATTATGACATGCAACAGCACTTAAGTATTGAAGCCCCTAAGGTACTGTTACAAATAAGACACAGCTGGACAAGCCATAAGCACTTTGTAGCACTGAGCAGAACAACAATTCAAAACCttcaaaaaaaagaagaaaaaagaaaaagttgtgGCCAGACAGGAGCACTAAATCCCATCAATTTCCAACTTCAGGCTTCTTAGAGGCtgtgacatttttaaaatgaaacttgAAGAGTAAATCAGAAAGTACTTTTCAAATTTTTACTTCGAGTGCACAGAATTCTGACCTTCTGACAGTGTTGCTTTACTGACTGCAAGCTGTATATGCGATTGAGAAATATAGGATTACATTCTAATTTGTGTTTGTTTGAGCCATATACTGCTTCATTGGCATTAATGAAGCAAGCCAAACATTGCATTTGGAATTATTCCATATCACAGAGATGGGGAAGCAGGCAAAGAACAATGTTGACAGTGTCACGCGTTAATTTCTGGTACAGATGGAGGTCGGGTATGACACTCCAGTTCTCCAGGGTGCTCAGTGTATCATGACTCAAATACTAAAGTGCTGATGTTGGAACTACCTCGGAAGAAATGTAATAGCTAATTTGGGATTGTTTTCAAGGCAGATACAAGCCTAATTTAAGAGATTTAAACTTTCTTCTCTCCAATTCTTTTCTTGATAGGTATTTTGCATGCTAAGGTTGTCTGGATATGCCAGGAGTAATTGTGATACCATGTAATCCTCTACTAAGCAACTGCAACTCTTGAGTTAATAATGAATGTGTAGTAGTCCTCAGCAAGACATTTATCTACAAATTAAACTCTAGGCTAGCCAAAGTAAGGATATTTGGTGGTGATCATATGTTGGTTTCCAAAAATAAGCCCAAAGTACTAATTTCAACACAGATGAGTatatttaaaattgttttcaaaGGACCTGACAACTTCCTCCTCCCAACAAAAATCCACCACTATCAAGCACCGATAATCTTACTGATTAAGACTAAAACAATGTGGAAATCCACAGTTAGGTCTACTTGAAAGTGCTCTGTAAAATTTTGTCCTTTCTCATCTCTGTTCCACTTAGCCCAGAGGAAAGCTCACAGCCTTTACCAGGCTTAAAATATAGCACCAGTGACTCATTTGTTCTTCAGTGCACTGGTGGGGCAGCCTGAAGAAGTGTGCCCCCcgccccaaaaaaaaaaaaaaaaaagagctaaaTGTGCTAAGGCTATCCAAAGCTGTAATCACAGGTGTGATGTTGATGTTCAGCCTACTAGATGCTTTGTGAAAAGATAGGTGTAAGGATTAACCAGGATATGGCCCTGATATAGGAATCAGAGGTACAAAAGAGCAAGTCATACAGGCGATTTAGGGCGAATGAGTGATCCTCAAACTAGACATATAGCATGATATATACAGCAGGTTGCTGATTTCCCATGCAAAGTACAATCAATAAATAACCTGGTACATTTCACCTGAGAATATTCAGGGTATGTATATAAGGACTGCTGTGTTGAATGAAAATTACTATGTACAGTACATCACTAGGATGGTTTTAGTACAGATAGTGTGATTATTCCAGTAGTCATTGACAGGTTATTCCCTGAAAGTAGAAGTGTGGTTAAGAGGAATATGCCCATTTTCAGGTTGATGAACATAGTACATACATTACGTACATACataatgtatgtatgtatgtacatACATACATTAAATGAACTGCCTATTTTAATTTAAGAGATTATGGGGCAAATAGATTAATGTATAATTACATATCCAATGCTTAAAACAGCATCTGGGACTCACCTGATTTCCAAGTCAGCAGAACACCTGTCCCTTGAGACTACATTGACCACAATGGTCTAACAAAATGTCACAAAAAATGCATACCTTTCACCAGTTTTGGCTCCACTACGCAGCCCGTAGTTCACAGTTGAGACAGGCTTGGTGACAGAAATAGCATTCTCTatataaaaacagaaaagataCTTTAGTTCAGAAACTTTCCTCATATGCTTTCAAATAGAAACTTTCCTCATGTGCTTTCCTGATGGATAGACATGCAGTGATTTTTATTCACCACACTGTAAAGCTGCAGGCCTCTGACTTCCATATGAGCTAACAAGCTGGGGAAGGATTTTCCCCAGCAGCTCAATTCCTCTGTAAAATTGTTGCACTGCAGCGAGGATAGTGTAAGCATACCAGAAAAGACTCTGAGAGGATGTCCTTGATAAAACTGCAGTCAGAAGGTCAGATCACTTCAGGCCCTTGTGCAGTCCTCAGAGGAGGGCACACTGCCACTGACATTTCAGTTAAAGGGAAAAGTGGTGCTTGCAAAAGTCATTCTAGCAGACAAGCCCTGGGGAGTTTAATGTAATTGAGTGCATAATTTAAATGATCTAATTTCTACCAGGAAGACCTTTTAGTTTGTAAAGTAGAACAAACTCGAAGTTGCAAATGTGGCTTATAATCAACTTTGCATCTTCCTCCCTCCACCTCGGAGGTTCTAGCTTATGTGCTTTGCCTCTTAGGGCTCAGCTCTGGACTCCAACTATGCTCTATAATTGCAGAACAGTGGAGCATCTTGCCCGATTTTAACGTACCAAAGCCAAAACTTGTTGCATAAACCGGCAACTAATTTCTTGAAAGCTCCTTCTATACACGAAGGACTGCCATCTTAGAAGCAATTCAACCTGATCACTCTTGCTCTTGCTCTCTGAAAATGCAGAATTCTCCCCTCTTCTTATAGAAGTGATCCAGATCAACTACATTTCTCTTGTATAACACACTGGTAGATACCAGCACACAGATGTGACAAATTTGTGACCACTAACAATTGGCAGATATTTATGCCAGTCTCAGAAGTTTTCAGATGAGGAGGAATGTAATCCTTATTCCCGAAGGGCTCCACATTTTGCTAAATAAACCAACACTTGAGACCACTGTGAAACGCCAGTGTATTGTGCAGACAGTAACAACTTGGTGACAGCAGTCAGACGTACTTTTGGAGAAAGCTCAACTCATCCATTTCAACTGAAATCAGAAATCCTTAAAGCATTTTGTCCTTTGCCACATTTATATTACAAAGGAGACTCCTTACTTTTATCTTGCTCAAAGTAATTTGCTTCAGTATACGTGGGTGGGCACACCACTTTCCAACTGCCTTGTGTGCAGTCACAGTTTTCACTTGATCAGCTGAAATCTTCACTGCTCAAGCTGTCTGCCTGCCACACTTTTCTGGCGCTTATGGTTTCCACTGCAGAGATTGCCTAACGGTACACACATACATCACTGTGCAAATAAGGGTAAGTACTCCTCACCTTGAACTGATTGAGAATCTGATGAAGTAGAACAAGTGTTCATGATTCTATGAGTCTGCATACAGACTTGTTAGCAATATTAGTATTACTGTGTACCTACAAGTCAAAACTACATGCTCAGATCTGAATCCCCCAAAAAGCACAGAATCACTCTCAATTTTTGTTGCATAAGGGCATGCAGATAGGAACACTCACCTCCAGTGGCAGATGAATCCATTGTTTTTGTTGTAATTGAATTCCAGTCCTTCACTGTATCAGCACAAAGACAAAGGAAGTGTTTGCTACATTCTTAGTTTTAGTAAGATAAAAATTGAAAGAATAACCTGCAAATGATCCCTATCTCTTGCTAGCAATCCCATCCCAGTCTCCTTCTGTAATTTCTGACCCATATATATAGTCCAATTTGTAAGTGTCACAGCCAAGGATGAATGGCttccatgtaatttttttaactcAGTTTCAATATAACTAAGATTCTGCAATCACTGACATGTGTCTATGTGTCAGACTGCTGTCAGTCATTCCTTCCTCTAAATGACTATTGGAACCTGTTGGCCAAATATCTGCCTAACTTCTCACAGGGGCTCCAGTCCCAAAGCACTAAAAATGTCCACAAATTTCATGAAAAGAGCTGAGCATGTTTAAGAGATTCAGTAACTTATTGAATTCAGTAACTGTGCTGTAAGATACGCTTCACTAAAAACTCAACTACATTCAGCACAAAAATTCTCTGCAGATGTAACATTACAGCCAAAAGCACCAGCTAGGACCCACAGTATTCCAAACTGGAGTGTCCCACAATGGGATATATAGCCAGAGAAGCAAGGTTTCATAATTACCAAGAGGTCACAGGACAATACTCATAGCAGCAGTTGAAGAAAGGAAACGGGATGCAGCTTCAGCaagttatttttctcttttacctGGCTGGTTGGAACATTTTACTCCCATTGTGTTTGCGCTttttccctgtcccagcaggCAAGAAGATGCATTGGTTGTTCCTGTTGGACAGATGTTCTCTCCTGAAAATATCTCAGATGTCCTGGTTACTGCAGTAACAGGAAGGTGGGGCATCTGTAAGGTGACTGCAGGGGCATGGGCTTCAGGCGACGAAGATTCTGACATCTGAAAGCAGGTCAGTTCACAGGTGACTTTTGCCTGACCTGAATAAAAAATGGGAGAGAGGAAGTAAATTTGTTTGCAGTTTGTAACAAAGCTACAAACCAATGTTTGTGCAACAACTTTATTTTACAGGTCATTGGACTTAATCCCCTGTGAAAGATTGTACCATTTACATAGCAGAAACAACCCGAGCCCAAGTGACCCTTTCAGTGATCACACTTACTCTACGTGAATCTCAGCAGGAACAATGTCTTCAGATCATTGATATACTAGCATTTGCATTTGGTAAGCTTCTCGTCCTCTGCACAGACCTCACTCACAATCTCCTGCCCCGGTTAAGGAAACAGCATTTTTGTTCATGGTTTTATGAAACACTGTATGACATTCTCAAAAGTGGAGATGGTAAGTCCTTCCTCCACTGAAGGATGACAGAAGCGGATGGGTGACTTGCAAGATGTTTTGGGATGCAAGAGTACAATGGCATCCAGCATAAAAGGCCTTATTGCTGGTGTCTCAAGTTAATGCAGCAGTAATAGCCTCCAATTTATGAAACACTGTAGTACATGCTTAACAGTAAAGCCAAAGTTTAAAAGTTAAACTCCTAGTTATGAAATAAAGTACTGGTGCCACTGGACAATATCCATCCTGAAACTATAGCAGATTCTAACCCTTCCAAAATCTATAGCAGATTCTAACCCTTCCTGCTCTATGACTGCCAAGATCAGGTATTTTACAAGCAGTGCTACTTCATTTCATGCATTGTTCCTACCTGATGATGAAGATCGATGCCCATTTTCAATGATGGAAGAACTAAAAACTCTTCTAAACTCAGGTTTCTGGTGGTCATCCAGGTCTACACTCTGTCAGAACAGACAACAGACATGACAGCTAAATttcaaacagcagcaaaagtgAGAAGAATATCCAGAAACACCTGCCAAGAACAGGTCTTCCTTGTGCAAGTGACCACAAAATAAGAAAGGAGCAATCACCTAACCCCAGGAGCCGAGCCTGCAAATGAAGCATTGGCAATGCATAACTTAAATCAATCTTCACACACACATCCTTAACAGACCCCAAGCACCTAGGAGGTGTTATCTTATGTTAGATAAAGGTATCACCATCCACTGCAATGGTGATAAACAGAAGACTTGATGTAACAGTGGAGAAAATTATTGAGATTGCATGGAATAAtgctgtgcatttttttctgtttgctgcaGAAAGAAATCACAGTATAAAAACATATTGTACAGGCATTACAAAGTAAATTCAATCCTAGAACACTACAGCTATTTTATAATCTGTAACTTCTGTAAGGATAGCTTTTTCTGGCAAAAGCATAAATTCTCCTCATAATGGTTGTCATTATAATTCCAGAAAAAtcagccaggattttttttgtgggtttagtAGGAGgttgtggaatttttttgtttgttcattcGATTGGGTTTTTTGGCTGGTtgggctggggttttttggggggtgaaggggcatGTTAAACCATGAGGAACTATGTGATTTTTGGCTGCATAACtaaaggaagaagaaactgCTTCACGGACACATGATTGCTGCAGTTAAGTTTCCAAGAAGAAGCAGTAGCTACAAGTAGTAGAGAGAAATTCGCCAACGCACAGTCCTCAAAAATGTTCATTGACTGCGTAGTTGTATCCAGATGTTttaatttctgggaaaaaaaccccttattTTGAAACTTTTTAAAGAGGTACTGTGCATGAATGAACTTGGTTATCACTAGCTGCCAGGATTGAGAAAATTACAAATTAAACAAATACTAATTATAGAAACCACACAGAATCCGGGGTTCAGAACTTTTATTGCTGCATTTAGTGCAAGTGAGATCCCAGTCAACAATTATTGCCCATATCCAGAACTGAAATGTAAAGCATAGCTAATGCAGCTCCCTAGAACGTACCCATGATACACAGTTAGAACTGTTTAGCCATTCATGTCAGTCATTATGACTTGAATGTGAAGAACGCCTGTGTAGACCATAAACATGAATCTACTTTTATAAGCTGGGACAGTGTGGGTAAGTAAAATCATCAAATGACATGATCGTTGCAAAGATCACGTAGCATTCTACACACTGAACTGGCTTTCTAATGCAATGTCAAGTGCTGCATTACCTTATTTCATGCAAACCTGGCTGCTACAGTTTGGCTAACAGTGCCAAAGAAGAAACTGATACCAGGCTGGAGGATGGGGAAGAAGGCCCATGTGCTAACAGAACAGTGGGAGGAGTTGAGATCACATTCTGACGTGCATTTAGTAGTGTCAGGCTGAAGTACTTTCAAAATCCACTTTGGAGATGCCAAGCTTCTGACAAACCCATGTGTTTAGCAATACTATTTCTGTCAGCGCTGGTTACAGAGATTAAAAATAGCAGAGGGATAACTACACATATCTGTTCTTAATAATAAGTATACATTTGTACAACTCATGTGACAACAACACGATGAAGAACTGATGAAGTTGAAGAAGAAAGTTAACACTAATATTGTGGATGCCTTATCCAAGCTTGATTG is part of the Anomalospiza imberbis isolate Cuckoo-Finch-1a 21T00152 chromosome 20, ASM3175350v1, whole genome shotgun sequence genome and harbors:
- the SMTNL2 gene encoding smoothelin-like protein 2 isoform X1 encodes the protein MAGEIEHLNSREAQTVCDGLERYEDTLRGAVREIHVDVQLFKQGVGRQVEEVLRLASPLAHAVSELQQENRRLRVQLERLSRQVEALGRSAGLPQEWVNEAAESSQVVGPGSPAQGSADGAFSGRAKLTVAGRSQSVDLDDHQKPEFRRVFSSSIIENGHRSSSSGQAKVTCELTCFQMSESSSPEAHAPAVTLQMPHLPVTAVTRTSEIFSGENICPTGTTNASSCLLGQGKSANTMGVKCSNQPVKDWNSITTKTMDSSATGENAISVTKPVSTVNYGLRSGAKTGESAIDSYCEVTPSSYSPPPTVHRQVERRRELVRSQTLPRTAGTQARKALFEKLERDDGKGKGESRAKLKRSLSFGVASASSIKQILLDWCRSKTIGYQHIDLQNFSSSWNDGMAFCALVHSFFPEAFDYNKLDPANRKQNFELAFTTAEKMAHCDRLIEVEDMMVMGHKPDPMCVFTYVQSLYSHLRRFE
- the SMTNL2 gene encoding smoothelin-like protein 2 isoform X2, encoding MAGEIEHLNSREAQTVCDGLERYEDTLRGAVREIHVDVQLFKQGVGRQVEEVLRLASPLAHAVSELQQENRRLRVQLERLSRQVEALGRSAGLPQEWVNEAAESSQVVGPGSPAQGSADGAFSGRAKLTVAGRSQSVDLDDHQKPEFRRVFSSSIIENGHRSSSSGQAKVTCELTCFQMSESSSPEAHAPAVTLQMPHLPVTAVTRTSEIFSGENICPTGTTNASSCLLGQGKSANTMGVKCSNQPENAISVTKPVSTVNYGLRSGAKTGESAIDSYCEVTPSSYSPPPTVHRQVERRRELVRSQTLPRTAGTQARKALFEKLERDDGKGKGESRAKLKRSLSFGVASASSIKQILLDWCRSKTIGYQHIDLQNFSSSWNDGMAFCALVHSFFPEAFDYNKLDPANRKQNFELAFTTAEKMAHCDRLIEVEDMMVMGHKPDPMCVFTYVQSLYSHLRRFE